Proteins from one Toxotes jaculatrix isolate fToxJac2 chromosome 13, fToxJac2.pri, whole genome shotgun sequence genomic window:
- the xkr8.3 gene encoding XK-related protein 8.3, giving the protein MERSSFSKYSWIDFVFSVIGVCTFLVDWGSDVWVATEFYFRGDFFWFGVLVGLMVLSSVVVQMFSWFWFKYDRELPGFCTQIGAGTILFGNKVKLSCLLHVLQLGFFCRHISAIRQGFRVWWRKQEGSEYAVYLTHDLSMLRLIETFCESAPQLTLMIYVMLRTNKARIVQFVSIAASTTSIAWMVVDYHRSLRSFLPDKAKQTCGSSLIYFLWNLLLIAPRVAALALFASVLPELIAVHFLMLWLVFVSWVWQQKTYFMDSVGGEWLYRATVGLIWYFSWFNVAEGQTRGRSLIYHSFITTDGGILLVTWWCYRDPVQSESYALALIIALPLTYLLGLLFKALYYCCFHPKLWRPPMRDPGLPVDLPDAEVSFRDVSIQDGTPSSQLLNKRMAYHSARFYSEQRANRKTDNTNRAELSLL; this is encoded by the exons ATGGAGCGCTCTTCTTTTTCTAAATATTCCTGGATCGACTTTGTCTTCTCCGTGATCGGAGTGTGCACTTTCCTTGTGGACTGGGGCTCGGACGTATGGGTGGCCACGGAGTTTTACTTCCGCGGGGACTTTTTCTGGTTCGGGGTGCTGGTCGGCCTCATGGTCCTGTCCTCTGTCGTGGTCCAAATGTTCAGCTGGTTCTGGTTCAAGTACGACCGAGAGCTGCCGGGGTTCTGCACTCAGATCGGAGCTGGAACCATACTCTTTGGGAATAAAGTGAAGCTCTCCTGCCTGTTGCATGTGCTGCAGCTGGGTTTCTTTTGCAG GCACATCTCTGCCATACGCCAAGGCTTCAGGGTTTGGTGGCGGAAACAGGAAGGGTCAGAGTACGCTGTTTACTTGACACATGACCTCAGCATGCTCCGACTCATTGAGACGTTCTGTGAGAGTGCTCCTCAGCTGACCCTGATGATCTATGTCATGCTGCGCACCAACAAGGCCAGGATTGTTCAGT TTGTGAGCATTGCTGCCTCGACCACCTCCATAGCCTGGATGGTGGTTGATTATCACCGGTCTCTGCGCTCCTTCCTCCCAGACAAAGCCAAGCAGACCTGTGGTTCCTCTTTGATCTACTTCCTGTGGAACCTGCTGCTAATCGCTCCACGTGTGGCAGCCCTCGCCCTGTTTGCTTCGGTCCTGCCCGAGCTGATCGCTGTCCACTTTCTCATGCTTTGGCTTGTCTTTGTTTCATGGGTGTGGCAACAGAAGACATACTTCATGGACAGCGTGGGTGGTGAGTGGCTCTACCGGGCCACTGTAGGACTCATTTGGTACTTCAGCTGGTTTAACGTAGCAGAGGGTCAGACTCGTGGCAGGAGCCTCATCTACCATTCCTTCATCACCACTGATGGAGGAATCCTGCTGGTGACCTGGTGGTGTTACAGGGACCCTGTCCAGAGTGAGTCATATGCCCTCGCTCTGATAATTGCTCTACCTCTCACCTATCTCCTGGGCCTTCTCTTCAAAGCGCTCTACTACTGCTGCTTTCACCCCAAACTGTGGAGACCCCCGATGAGGGACCCAGGACTGCCTGTTGATCTGCCTGATGCAGAAGTGTCCTTTAGAGACGTTTCCATCCAGGACGGCACACCGTCCTCCCAGCTTCTCAACAAACGAATGGCCTATCATTCTGCTCGTTTTTACTCCGAGCAGAGAGCCAATAGGAAGACTGataacacaaacagagcagagttaTCACTtctgtga
- the LOC121191932 gene encoding XK-related protein 8-like isoform X2, with amino-acid sequence MVVFEYSRVDFLFTCLGLVFLLLDIGLDIFAAVSFYQEKEYVSLGILTLFLLGSSVLVQAYSWLWYRYEDFRRETKVEGCLSRCQLMLFHVLQLGIYFRHAGVMEISVLSFFTSRDYPSDVAVYLSHDLSMLRLIETFSESSPQFVLMLTIILQRVLKALGSASAIALTVTTYHRSLRSFLPKKENQQFFSSVVYFFWNLFLILPRLIALALFASVQPCFIFTHFICSWLVLFFFAWRSKTDFMECPCGEWLYRATVGLIWYFAWFNVVEGRTRYRTLFYHGYILADVSLLCGLWYWKMSTEPPDFEIPHSYAIITAVSVVALYIFGLIIKMIYYKCYHPNLAKGELKGVTTESQTGDSLPMMMMALYSEDVVDMAVFKNGLPYQPVAMMRHIDTDLADRNLPSPSLSPTAPSTERCNKRMRKLAETFYS; translated from the exons ATGGTTGTGTTTGAGTATTCTCGTGTGGATTTCCTCTTCACTTGTCTTGGTCTGGTGTTTTTACTGCTTGACATAGGGCTGGACATTTTTGCAGCTGTGTCTTTCTACCAGGAGAAGGAGTATGTAAGCCTCGGTATCCTGACGCTGTTCCTTCTGGGCTCGTCGGTGCTTGTCCAGGCTTACAGCTGGCTGTGGTATCGCTACGAGGACTTTAGAAGGGAGACAAAGGTTGAGGGCTGCCTGAGCCGGTGCCAGCTCATGCTTTTCCATGTGCTCCAACTGGGAATCTACTTCAG GCACGCAGGCGTCATGGAGATTTCTGTACTCAGCTTTTTCACAAGCAGAGACTACCCCTCTGACGTCGCTGTGTATCTGAGCCATGATCTCAGCATGCTGCGGCTCATAGAGACGTTTTCAGAGAGCAGCCCTCAGTTCGTCCTCATGCTCACTATCATTCTGCAGCGGG tgtTAAAGGCCCTTGGATCGGCCTCAGCCATCGCCCTCACTGTAACCACCTACCACCGCTCCCTCCGCTCCTTCCTGCCCAAAAAGGAAAACCAGCAGTTCTTCTCGTCGGTGGTCTACTTTTTCTGGAACCTGTTTCTCATATTGCCTCGCCTCATCGCCCTCGCCCTCTTCGCCTCCGTGCAGCCCTGCTTCATCTTTACCCACTTTATTTGCTCTTGGTTGGTTTTGTTCTTCTTTGCCTGGCGATCCAAGACGGACTTTATGGAGTGCCCCTGTGGTGAATGGCTTTACCGAGCCACTGTAGGCCTCATTTGGTATTTCGCCTGGTTTAATGTGGTCGAGGGGAGGACGAGGTACAGGACTCTGTTCTACCATGGGTACATTCTGGCTgatgtttccctcctctgcgGCCTGTGGTACTGGAAGATGAGCACAGAACCGCCTGATTTTGAAATCCCACACTCATATGCCATAatcactgctgtcagtgttgttgcCCTTTACATCTTTGGACTCATAATTAAAATGATATATTATAAGTGCTACCATCCAAACCTTGCCAAAGGGGAGCTGAAAGGGGTCACAACTGAGTCCCAAACTGGAGACTCTTTgccgatgatgatgatggcctTGTATTCTGAAGATGTGGTGGACATGGCTGTGTTCAAAAATGGCTTACCTTATCAGCCTGTGGCCATGATGAGGCACATAGATACAGATTTGGCAGATCGTAACTTGCCAAGCCCAAGCCTAAGCCCAACGGCACCCAGCACTGAACGCTGCAATAAAAGAATGAGGAAGCTGGCCGAGACCTTCTACTCCTGA
- the LOC121191932 gene encoding XK-related protein 8-like isoform X1, translating into MVVFEYSRVDFLFTCLGLVFLLLDIGLDIFAAVSFYQEKEYVSLGILTLFLLGSSVLVQAYSWLWYRYEDFRRETKVEGCLSRCQLMLFHVLQLGIYFRHAGVMEISVLSFFTSRDYPSDVAVYLSHDLSMLRLIETFSESSPQFVLMLTIILQRGELDLVTVLKALGSASAIALTVTTYHRSLRSFLPKKENQQFFSSVVYFFWNLFLILPRLIALALFASVQPCFIFTHFICSWLVLFFFAWRSKTDFMECPCGEWLYRATVGLIWYFAWFNVVEGRTRYRTLFYHGYILADVSLLCGLWYWKMSTEPPDFEIPHSYAIITAVSVVALYIFGLIIKMIYYKCYHPNLAKGELKGVTTESQTGDSLPMMMMALYSEDVVDMAVFKNGLPYQPVAMMRHIDTDLADRNLPSPSLSPTAPSTERCNKRMRKLAETFYS; encoded by the exons ATGGTTGTGTTTGAGTATTCTCGTGTGGATTTCCTCTTCACTTGTCTTGGTCTGGTGTTTTTACTGCTTGACATAGGGCTGGACATTTTTGCAGCTGTGTCTTTCTACCAGGAGAAGGAGTATGTAAGCCTCGGTATCCTGACGCTGTTCCTTCTGGGCTCGTCGGTGCTTGTCCAGGCTTACAGCTGGCTGTGGTATCGCTACGAGGACTTTAGAAGGGAGACAAAGGTTGAGGGCTGCCTGAGCCGGTGCCAGCTCATGCTTTTCCATGTGCTCCAACTGGGAATCTACTTCAG GCACGCAGGCGTCATGGAGATTTCTGTACTCAGCTTTTTCACAAGCAGAGACTACCCCTCTGACGTCGCTGTGTATCTGAGCCATGATCTCAGCATGCTGCGGCTCATAGAGACGTTTTCAGAGAGCAGCCCTCAGTTCGTCCTCATGCTCACTATCATTCTGCAGCGGGGTGAGCTCGACCTTGTCACAG tgtTAAAGGCCCTTGGATCGGCCTCAGCCATCGCCCTCACTGTAACCACCTACCACCGCTCCCTCCGCTCCTTCCTGCCCAAAAAGGAAAACCAGCAGTTCTTCTCGTCGGTGGTCTACTTTTTCTGGAACCTGTTTCTCATATTGCCTCGCCTCATCGCCCTCGCCCTCTTCGCCTCCGTGCAGCCCTGCTTCATCTTTACCCACTTTATTTGCTCTTGGTTGGTTTTGTTCTTCTTTGCCTGGCGATCCAAGACGGACTTTATGGAGTGCCCCTGTGGTGAATGGCTTTACCGAGCCACTGTAGGCCTCATTTGGTATTTCGCCTGGTTTAATGTGGTCGAGGGGAGGACGAGGTACAGGACTCTGTTCTACCATGGGTACATTCTGGCTgatgtttccctcctctgcgGCCTGTGGTACTGGAAGATGAGCACAGAACCGCCTGATTTTGAAATCCCACACTCATATGCCATAatcactgctgtcagtgttgttgcCCTTTACATCTTTGGACTCATAATTAAAATGATATATTATAAGTGCTACCATCCAAACCTTGCCAAAGGGGAGCTGAAAGGGGTCACAACTGAGTCCCAAACTGGAGACTCTTTgccgatgatgatgatggcctTGTATTCTGAAGATGTGGTGGACATGGCTGTGTTCAAAAATGGCTTACCTTATCAGCCTGTGGCCATGATGAGGCACATAGATACAGATTTGGCAGATCGTAACTTGCCAAGCCCAAGCCTAAGCCCAACGGCACCCAGCACTGAACGCTGCAATAAAAGAATGAGGAAGCTGGCCGAGACCTTCTACTCCTGA
- the eya3 gene encoding eyes absent homolog 3 isoform X2, with amino-acid sequence MSGRSAAEMDDSQELPELPAKKAKLEIDGGLEKEPSNLGDDGSPAAVLGPSEQENSYSALSTAQLDPGDQEQSDIGRGAVSQACSDSMNSYAHSATDTTATTEYTHQVYQGSNPAVTSYTSQVAFPPLAQSTVYSTFPQTGQTYGLPPFGAMWPGIKTETGLPEAPSGGQPGFLSFSTTYTSTQPGQLHYSYPSQDSSFTTSSVYSNIPSATATSTASTTVTHQEFSSYNSLGQSQFSQYYTLPPNYVPAGLPSSDEQGAGAGVAGYSAVKSEEAASAGLPPRENLPAGAALPTSVALPAGARDQDEVGRRNSVGKAKGKGKKSDSSPPADSDLERIFLWDLDETIIIFHSLLTGSYAQKFGKDPATVLNLGLQMEELIFELADTHLFFNDLEECDQVHVEDVASDDNGQDLSNYNFLGDGFNGPSGGGASGATTGVQGGVEWMRKLAFRYRRLKEIYNSYKGNVGGLLNPMKRELLVRLQSEIENVTDAWLSTALKSLLLIQSRGKCMNVLVTTTQLVPALAKVLLYGLGDVFPIENIYSATKIGKESCFERIISRFGKKVTYVVIGDGRDEEFAAKQHNMPFWRISTHGDLVSLHQALELDFL; translated from the exons ATGTCGGGTCGCTCTGCTGCAGAGATGGATGACTCGCAGGAGCTGCCTGAGCTGCCG gcAAAGAAGGCCAAGCTTGAGATAGATGGCGGGCTGGAGAAAGAGCCAAG TAATCTTGGAGACGATGGGAGTCCAGCTGCTGTTTTAGGTCCATCAGAGCAGGAAAACTCTTATTCTGCCCTGTCCACTGCTCAACTTGATCCAG GTGATCAGGAGCAGTCGGACATAGGCAGAGGGGCAGTATCTCAAGCATGCAGTGACTCGATGAACTCGTATGCACATTCTG ctaCAGATACAACAGCCACAACTGAGTACACCCATCAGGTTTATCAAGGAAGCAA CCCAGCAGTGACGTCGTACACCAGCCAGGTGGCCTTTCCTCCTCTGGCCCAGTCCACTGTGTACTCCACTTTCCCCCAGACAGGCCAGACCTACGGCCTCCCGCCCTTCG GTGCTATGTGGCCAGgcataaaaacagagacagggctGCCTGAGGCACCCTCTGGTGGCCAGCCTGGGTTTCTCAGCTTCAGCACCACATATACCTCAACCCAGCCAGGCCAGCTGCACTACTCATACCCCAGCCAAG acTCAAGCTTCACAACATCCAGTGTGTACTCCAACATCCCGTCAGCTACAGCCACCTCGACAGCCTCCACCACAGTTACCCACCAG GAATTTAGTAGCTACAACTCTCTTGGCCAGAGTCAGTTCTCTCAGTACTACACTCTGCCTCCCAACTATGTGCCCGCTGGGCTGCCCAGCAGCGATGAACAGGGTGCCGGTGCCGGTGTGGCCGGATATTCAGCTGTGAAGTCGGAGGAGGCAGCCTCAGCTGGACTTCCTCCCAGAG AGAACCTCCCAGCAGGAGCAGCTCTGCCCACCAGTGTCGCTCTCCCTGCTGGAGCCAGAGATCAGGACGAGGTTGGACGCAGGAACTCAGTCGGTAAAGCCAAAGGGAAGGGCAAGAAGTCTGATAGCTCCCCGCCTGCTGACAGTGATCTAGAG CGCATTTTTCTGTGGGATCTGGACGAGACCATTATCATCTTCCACTCACTGCTCACTGGCTCCTACGCACAGAAGTTTGGCAAG GACCCAGCCACGGTGCTGAACTTGGGCTTacagatggaggagctgatcttTGAGCTGGCAGACACTCATCTTTTCTTCAATGACCTGGAG gaatgTGATCAGGTTCATGTAGAGGATGTGGCCTCTGATGACAACGGACAGGACCTGAG CAACTACAATTTCTTGGGGGATGGCTTTAATGGACCCAGTGGTGGAGGGGCATCAGGAGCCACCACAGGAGTCCAGGGAGGGGTGGAGTGGATGCGCAAACTAGCCTTTCGATACCGCCGGCTAAAAGAGATCTACAACAGCTACAAAGGAAATGTTGGAG GCCTGTTAAATCCTATGAAGAGGGAGCTGCTTGTGCGACTTCAGTCTGAAATCGAGAATGTTACAGACGCCTGGCTCAGCACAGCGCTGAAGTCTCTGCTGCTTATCCAGTCCAG GGGAAAGTGTATGAACGTGCTGGTCACCACCACTCAGCTTGTTCCAGCTCTGGCGAAGGTGCTTCTCTACGGCCTGGGAGACGTCTTCCCCATCGAGAACATCTACAGTGCAACGAAAATAG GAAAAGAAAGTTGCTTTGAGAGGATCATCTCTCGCTTTGGGAAGAAAGTTACTTATGTGGTGATCGGTGACGGTCGAGATGAGGAGTTTGCAGCAAAACAG cACAATATGCCTTTCTGGCGTATCTCCACTCACGGCGACCTCGTGTCCCTGCACCAAGCGCTGGAACTGGACTTCTTGTAA
- the eya3 gene encoding eyes absent homolog 3 isoform X3 → MSGRSAAEMDDSQELPELPAKKAKLEIDGGLEKEPSNLGDDGSPAAVLGPSEQENSYSALSTAQLDPGDQEQSDIGRGAVSQACSDSMNSYAHSATDTTATTEYTHQVYQGSNPAVTSYTSQVAFPPLAQSTVYSTFPQTGQTYGLPPFDSSFTTSSVYSNIPSATATSTASTTVTHQEFSSYNSLGQSQFSQYYTLPPNYVPAGLPSSDEQGAGAGVAGYSAVKSEEAASAGLPPRDASPPENLPAGAALPTSVALPAGARDQDEVGRRNSVGKAKGKGKKSDSSPPADSDLERIFLWDLDETIIIFHSLLTGSYAQKFGKDPATVLNLGLQMEELIFELADTHLFFNDLEECDQVHVEDVASDDNGQDLSNYNFLGDGFNGPSGGGASGATTGVQGGVEWMRKLAFRYRRLKEIYNSYKGNVGGLLNPMKRELLVRLQSEIENVTDAWLSTALKSLLLIQSRGKCMNVLVTTTQLVPALAKVLLYGLGDVFPIENIYSATKIGKESCFERIISRFGKKVTYVVIGDGRDEEFAAKQHNMPFWRISTHGDLVSLHQALELDFL, encoded by the exons ATGTCGGGTCGCTCTGCTGCAGAGATGGATGACTCGCAGGAGCTGCCTGAGCTGCCG gcAAAGAAGGCCAAGCTTGAGATAGATGGCGGGCTGGAGAAAGAGCCAAG TAATCTTGGAGACGATGGGAGTCCAGCTGCTGTTTTAGGTCCATCAGAGCAGGAAAACTCTTATTCTGCCCTGTCCACTGCTCAACTTGATCCAG GTGATCAGGAGCAGTCGGACATAGGCAGAGGGGCAGTATCTCAAGCATGCAGTGACTCGATGAACTCGTATGCACATTCTG ctaCAGATACAACAGCCACAACTGAGTACACCCATCAGGTTTATCAAGGAAGCAA CCCAGCAGTGACGTCGTACACCAGCCAGGTGGCCTTTCCTCCTCTGGCCCAGTCCACTGTGTACTCCACTTTCCCCCAGACAGGCCAGACCTACGGCCTCCCGCCCTTCG acTCAAGCTTCACAACATCCAGTGTGTACTCCAACATCCCGTCAGCTACAGCCACCTCGACAGCCTCCACCACAGTTACCCACCAG GAATTTAGTAGCTACAACTCTCTTGGCCAGAGTCAGTTCTCTCAGTACTACACTCTGCCTCCCAACTATGTGCCCGCTGGGCTGCCCAGCAGCGATGAACAGGGTGCCGGTGCCGGTGTGGCCGGATATTCAGCTGTGAAGTCGGAGGAGGCAGCCTCAGCTGGACTTCCTCCCAGAG ATGCGTCCCCACCAGAGAACCTCCCAGCAGGAGCAGCTCTGCCCACCAGTGTCGCTCTCCCTGCTGGAGCCAGAGATCAGGACGAGGTTGGACGCAGGAACTCAGTCGGTAAAGCCAAAGGGAAGGGCAAGAAGTCTGATAGCTCCCCGCCTGCTGACAGTGATCTAGAG CGCATTTTTCTGTGGGATCTGGACGAGACCATTATCATCTTCCACTCACTGCTCACTGGCTCCTACGCACAGAAGTTTGGCAAG GACCCAGCCACGGTGCTGAACTTGGGCTTacagatggaggagctgatcttTGAGCTGGCAGACACTCATCTTTTCTTCAATGACCTGGAG gaatgTGATCAGGTTCATGTAGAGGATGTGGCCTCTGATGACAACGGACAGGACCTGAG CAACTACAATTTCTTGGGGGATGGCTTTAATGGACCCAGTGGTGGAGGGGCATCAGGAGCCACCACAGGAGTCCAGGGAGGGGTGGAGTGGATGCGCAAACTAGCCTTTCGATACCGCCGGCTAAAAGAGATCTACAACAGCTACAAAGGAAATGTTGGAG GCCTGTTAAATCCTATGAAGAGGGAGCTGCTTGTGCGACTTCAGTCTGAAATCGAGAATGTTACAGACGCCTGGCTCAGCACAGCGCTGAAGTCTCTGCTGCTTATCCAGTCCAG GGGAAAGTGTATGAACGTGCTGGTCACCACCACTCAGCTTGTTCCAGCTCTGGCGAAGGTGCTTCTCTACGGCCTGGGAGACGTCTTCCCCATCGAGAACATCTACAGTGCAACGAAAATAG GAAAAGAAAGTTGCTTTGAGAGGATCATCTCTCGCTTTGGGAAGAAAGTTACTTATGTGGTGATCGGTGACGGTCGAGATGAGGAGTTTGCAGCAAAACAG cACAATATGCCTTTCTGGCGTATCTCCACTCACGGCGACCTCGTGTCCCTGCACCAAGCGCTGGAACTGGACTTCTTGTAA
- the eya3 gene encoding eyes absent homolog 3 isoform X1: protein MSGRSAAEMDDSQELPELPAKKAKLEIDGGLEKEPSNLGDDGSPAAVLGPSEQENSYSALSTAQLDPGDQEQSDIGRGAVSQACSDSMNSYAHSATDTTATTEYTHQVYQGSNPAVTSYTSQVAFPPLAQSTVYSTFPQTGQTYGLPPFGAMWPGIKTETGLPEAPSGGQPGFLSFSTTYTSTQPGQLHYSYPSQDSSFTTSSVYSNIPSATATSTASTTVTHQEFSSYNSLGQSQFSQYYTLPPNYVPAGLPSSDEQGAGAGVAGYSAVKSEEAASAGLPPRDASPPENLPAGAALPTSVALPAGARDQDEVGRRNSVGKAKGKGKKSDSSPPADSDLERIFLWDLDETIIIFHSLLTGSYAQKFGKDPATVLNLGLQMEELIFELADTHLFFNDLEECDQVHVEDVASDDNGQDLSNYNFLGDGFNGPSGGGASGATTGVQGGVEWMRKLAFRYRRLKEIYNSYKGNVGGLLNPMKRELLVRLQSEIENVTDAWLSTALKSLLLIQSRGKCMNVLVTTTQLVPALAKVLLYGLGDVFPIENIYSATKIGKESCFERIISRFGKKVTYVVIGDGRDEEFAAKQHNMPFWRISTHGDLVSLHQALELDFL, encoded by the exons ATGTCGGGTCGCTCTGCTGCAGAGATGGATGACTCGCAGGAGCTGCCTGAGCTGCCG gcAAAGAAGGCCAAGCTTGAGATAGATGGCGGGCTGGAGAAAGAGCCAAG TAATCTTGGAGACGATGGGAGTCCAGCTGCTGTTTTAGGTCCATCAGAGCAGGAAAACTCTTATTCTGCCCTGTCCACTGCTCAACTTGATCCAG GTGATCAGGAGCAGTCGGACATAGGCAGAGGGGCAGTATCTCAAGCATGCAGTGACTCGATGAACTCGTATGCACATTCTG ctaCAGATACAACAGCCACAACTGAGTACACCCATCAGGTTTATCAAGGAAGCAA CCCAGCAGTGACGTCGTACACCAGCCAGGTGGCCTTTCCTCCTCTGGCCCAGTCCACTGTGTACTCCACTTTCCCCCAGACAGGCCAGACCTACGGCCTCCCGCCCTTCG GTGCTATGTGGCCAGgcataaaaacagagacagggctGCCTGAGGCACCCTCTGGTGGCCAGCCTGGGTTTCTCAGCTTCAGCACCACATATACCTCAACCCAGCCAGGCCAGCTGCACTACTCATACCCCAGCCAAG acTCAAGCTTCACAACATCCAGTGTGTACTCCAACATCCCGTCAGCTACAGCCACCTCGACAGCCTCCACCACAGTTACCCACCAG GAATTTAGTAGCTACAACTCTCTTGGCCAGAGTCAGTTCTCTCAGTACTACACTCTGCCTCCCAACTATGTGCCCGCTGGGCTGCCCAGCAGCGATGAACAGGGTGCCGGTGCCGGTGTGGCCGGATATTCAGCTGTGAAGTCGGAGGAGGCAGCCTCAGCTGGACTTCCTCCCAGAG ATGCGTCCCCACCAGAGAACCTCCCAGCAGGAGCAGCTCTGCCCACCAGTGTCGCTCTCCCTGCTGGAGCCAGAGATCAGGACGAGGTTGGACGCAGGAACTCAGTCGGTAAAGCCAAAGGGAAGGGCAAGAAGTCTGATAGCTCCCCGCCTGCTGACAGTGATCTAGAG CGCATTTTTCTGTGGGATCTGGACGAGACCATTATCATCTTCCACTCACTGCTCACTGGCTCCTACGCACAGAAGTTTGGCAAG GACCCAGCCACGGTGCTGAACTTGGGCTTacagatggaggagctgatcttTGAGCTGGCAGACACTCATCTTTTCTTCAATGACCTGGAG gaatgTGATCAGGTTCATGTAGAGGATGTGGCCTCTGATGACAACGGACAGGACCTGAG CAACTACAATTTCTTGGGGGATGGCTTTAATGGACCCAGTGGTGGAGGGGCATCAGGAGCCACCACAGGAGTCCAGGGAGGGGTGGAGTGGATGCGCAAACTAGCCTTTCGATACCGCCGGCTAAAAGAGATCTACAACAGCTACAAAGGAAATGTTGGAG GCCTGTTAAATCCTATGAAGAGGGAGCTGCTTGTGCGACTTCAGTCTGAAATCGAGAATGTTACAGACGCCTGGCTCAGCACAGCGCTGAAGTCTCTGCTGCTTATCCAGTCCAG GGGAAAGTGTATGAACGTGCTGGTCACCACCACTCAGCTTGTTCCAGCTCTGGCGAAGGTGCTTCTCTACGGCCTGGGAGACGTCTTCCCCATCGAGAACATCTACAGTGCAACGAAAATAG GAAAAGAAAGTTGCTTTGAGAGGATCATCTCTCGCTTTGGGAAGAAAGTTACTTATGTGGTGATCGGTGACGGTCGAGATGAGGAGTTTGCAGCAAAACAG cACAATATGCCTTTCTGGCGTATCTCCACTCACGGCGACCTCGTGTCCCTGCACCAAGCGCTGGAACTGGACTTCTTGTAA